The following are encoded in a window of Thermoleophilaceae bacterium genomic DNA:
- the gltB gene encoding glutamate synthase large subunit: protein MNEKRPEAVGLYDPAFEHDACGVGAVADLSGAASHATVQRALQVLDALEHRGASGAEIDTGDGAGILLQVPDAFLREAAPFELPAPGSYAVGMCFLPKEPVRRRELEKLIERTVHAEDLELLGWRDVPVDSSVPGPSAAAVEPVIRQVFVGAGEIADQDAFERKVYVTRRIVEKAAGADIAIPSFSSRTLVYKGMLTSPQLPRYFPDLRDERIASALALVHSRFSTNTFPSWELAHPYRYIAHNGEINTLRGNVNWMAARESQLQSELFGEDLRKVTPVVVPFGSDSATFDNVLELLVLSGRSLPHALMMMIPEAWEGREDMPEEVRDFYAYHSCLMEPWDGPAAVAFTDGRLIGATLDRNGLRPGRWQVTRDGFVVLASETGVLPADAEDVVAKGRLQPGKIFLVDVEQGRIVDDGEVKHLVSTRKPYGRWYAERTVHLDDMPDVAPAELPADPLRTRQQLFGYTQEDLKITLAQMGGAKGEEPTGSMGNDFALAVLSDHQPLLYSYFKQLFAQVTNPPIDPIREKIVMSVSTSVGPEGNLLDETAEHAHQLIIGQPLLTTGELEKLRQVDHHVFCADTLDATFPVSEGPAGLARAIERLCREASAAIDSGDNILILSDRAVGAERAPIPALLAVAGVHHHLVREGTRLQAGLVVESGEPREVHHIACLLGYGASAVCPYLAFETLFEMHDLGLLPGVDRADQAGANMIKAVGKGLLKTISKMGISTVRSYSGAQIFEAVGLEPQLVERYFTGTTSRIGGIGLEVLAKEALTRHARAYPSAARPESEERLPNGGVHAWRRGGEHHQWNPETIAEVQHAVRHGGQESYERFTKRVNEESTRRAALRGLLKLRTSERTPIPLDEVEPAKEIVKRFATGAMSLGSISTEAHETLAIAMNRLGGKSNTGEGGEDPRRFTPDPNGDNRRSAIKQVASGRFGVTAHYLVNADELQIKMAQGAKPGEGGQLPGHKVDEYIGKIRHSTPGVGLISPPPHHDIYSIEDLKQLIFDLRCANPDARISVKLVSEVGVGTVAAGVAKANSDHVVIAGHDGGTGASPVSSVHNAGVPWEIGLAETQQTLVKNKLRDRIVVQTDGQLKTGRDVVIAALLGAEEFGFATAPLIAMGCIMMRACHLNTCPVGIATQDPELRKRFAGRPEHVVNYFFFIAEEVRQLMAQLGIAKFDDLVGRTDLLEADAAIEHWKARGVDLTNILAPADAPPEVPRRRVRDQDPVLCDHLDHALIELAEPALAHGENVELGIEVENKHRTVGGLLSGEVARRHGAEGLPDDTIIVHAKGSGGQSFGAWLARGVTLDLEGDANDFAGKGMSGGVLAVRPPDTSTFRAEENVVVGNTVLYGATSGRAFFRGLAGERFAVRNSGVSAVVEGVGDHGCEYMTGGRVVVLGLTGRNFAAGMSGGIAYVLDKVGDFDERCNTELVELETPSAEDFEEIRALVEEHRDRTGSTVATRTLADWEQLVGYWVKVMPTDYARALAERAARAADDVAGLGGGRPAHEIHEERHVHETSVAGVAPSADADGRMGGNDG, encoded by the coding sequence TTGAACGAGAAGCGACCTGAGGCCGTGGGCCTCTACGACCCAGCTTTTGAACATGACGCATGTGGCGTAGGCGCCGTCGCCGATTTGTCCGGTGCGGCTAGTCACGCCACCGTCCAGCGCGCGCTCCAGGTTCTGGACGCGCTCGAACACCGCGGCGCGAGCGGCGCCGAGATCGACACTGGTGACGGCGCGGGCATCCTGCTTCAGGTTCCGGACGCCTTCCTGCGCGAGGCGGCCCCCTTCGAGCTTCCGGCACCCGGCAGCTACGCGGTGGGAATGTGCTTCCTGCCCAAGGAGCCGGTCCGGCGGCGAGAGCTCGAGAAGCTGATCGAGCGCACCGTGCACGCCGAGGACCTCGAGCTCCTCGGCTGGCGGGACGTGCCGGTGGACTCGAGCGTGCCTGGACCGAGCGCCGCGGCGGTGGAGCCCGTGATCCGGCAGGTGTTCGTCGGCGCGGGGGAGATCGCGGACCAGGACGCCTTCGAGCGCAAGGTGTACGTCACGCGGCGGATCGTGGAGAAGGCGGCGGGCGCGGACATCGCGATCCCGTCGTTCTCCTCGCGCACGCTCGTGTACAAGGGGATGCTCACCTCCCCGCAGCTCCCGCGCTACTTCCCGGACCTGCGCGACGAGCGGATCGCGAGCGCACTCGCGCTCGTGCACTCGCGCTTCTCCACCAACACCTTCCCGAGCTGGGAGCTCGCCCATCCCTACCGCTACATCGCGCACAACGGGGAGATCAACACGCTGCGCGGCAACGTGAACTGGATGGCCGCGCGCGAGTCGCAGCTCCAGAGCGAGCTGTTCGGCGAGGACCTGCGCAAGGTCACGCCCGTGGTCGTGCCGTTCGGCAGCGACTCGGCGACCTTCGACAACGTGCTCGAGCTGCTCGTGCTCAGCGGCCGCTCGCTGCCGCACGCGCTGATGATGATGATCCCGGAGGCGTGGGAGGGGCGCGAGGACATGCCCGAGGAGGTGCGCGACTTCTACGCGTATCACTCGTGCCTCATGGAACCGTGGGACGGTCCTGCGGCGGTGGCGTTCACCGACGGCCGGCTGATCGGCGCCACGCTCGACCGCAACGGCCTGCGCCCGGGCCGCTGGCAGGTCACGCGCGATGGCTTCGTGGTGCTGGCGTCGGAGACGGGCGTGCTGCCCGCAGACGCCGAGGACGTGGTGGCGAAGGGCCGCCTCCAGCCGGGCAAGATCTTCCTCGTCGACGTCGAGCAGGGCCGCATCGTGGACGACGGCGAGGTGAAGCACCTGGTGTCCACGCGCAAGCCCTACGGCCGCTGGTACGCCGAGCGCACCGTGCACCTCGACGACATGCCGGACGTGGCGCCCGCGGAGCTGCCCGCCGATCCGCTGCGCACGCGTCAGCAGCTCTTCGGCTACACCCAGGAGGACCTGAAGATCACGCTCGCGCAGATGGGCGGGGCGAAGGGCGAGGAGCCCACGGGCTCGATGGGCAACGACTTCGCGCTCGCCGTGCTGAGCGACCACCAGCCGCTTCTCTATTCGTACTTCAAGCAGCTCTTCGCGCAGGTCACCAACCCGCCGATCGATCCGATCCGGGAGAAGATCGTGATGAGCGTGTCAACGTCGGTCGGGCCGGAAGGCAACCTTCTGGACGAGACGGCCGAGCACGCGCACCAGCTGATCATCGGCCAGCCGCTGCTCACCACGGGCGAGCTCGAGAAGCTGCGCCAGGTTGACCACCACGTGTTCTGCGCGGACACGCTCGACGCCACCTTCCCGGTGAGCGAGGGCCCGGCAGGACTGGCGCGCGCGATCGAGCGCCTGTGCCGCGAGGCGTCGGCGGCGATCGACTCGGGCGACAACATCCTGATCCTGTCCGACCGCGCGGTCGGCGCCGAGCGCGCGCCGATTCCCGCCCTGCTCGCAGTGGCCGGCGTTCACCATCACCTCGTACGCGAGGGCACGCGCCTGCAGGCCGGGCTGGTGGTGGAGTCGGGCGAGCCGCGCGAGGTGCACCACATCGCGTGTCTACTCGGCTACGGCGCGAGCGCGGTGTGCCCGTATCTCGCGTTCGAGACGCTCTTCGAGATGCACGACCTCGGCCTGCTGCCGGGCGTCGACCGCGCGGACCAAGCCGGGGCGAACATGATCAAGGCAGTCGGCAAGGGGCTGCTGAAGACGATCTCGAAGATGGGCATCTCCACGGTGCGCAGCTACTCGGGGGCGCAGATCTTCGAGGCGGTGGGCCTGGAGCCGCAGCTCGTGGAGCGCTACTTCACCGGCACCACGTCGCGCATCGGCGGCATCGGCCTCGAGGTCCTGGCGAAGGAGGCGCTCACCCGTCACGCGCGCGCGTATCCGAGCGCTGCCCGGCCGGAGTCCGAGGAGCGGTTGCCAAACGGCGGCGTGCACGCGTGGCGCAGGGGCGGCGAGCACCACCAGTGGAACCCCGAGACGATCGCCGAGGTGCAGCACGCGGTGCGCCACGGCGGGCAGGAGTCGTACGAGCGCTTCACGAAGCGTGTGAACGAGGAATCCACGCGCAGGGCGGCGCTGCGCGGCCTCCTCAAGCTGCGCACGAGCGAGCGAACTCCGATCCCGCTCGACGAGGTGGAGCCGGCGAAGGAGATCGTCAAGCGCTTCGCCACCGGCGCGATGTCCCTCGGCTCGATCTCAACCGAGGCGCACGAGACGCTCGCGATCGCGATGAATCGCCTGGGCGGCAAGTCGAACACCGGCGAGGGCGGCGAGGACCCGCGCCGCTTCACGCCCGACCCCAACGGCGACAACCGCCGCTCGGCGATCAAGCAGGTGGCCTCCGGCCGCTTCGGCGTGACGGCGCACTACCTCGTGAACGCGGACGAGCTTCAGATCAAGATGGCGCAGGGCGCCAAGCCCGGCGAGGGCGGCCAGCTTCCCGGCCACAAGGTGGACGAGTACATCGGGAAGATCCGCCACTCCACGCCCGGCGTGGGCCTGATCTCGCCGCCGCCGCACCACGACATCTACTCGATCGAGGACCTCAAGCAGCTGATCTTCGACCTGCGCTGCGCGAACCCGGACGCGCGCATCAGCGTGAAGCTCGTGTCCGAGGTGGGGGTGGGCACTGTGGCCGCGGGCGTGGCGAAGGCCAACTCGGACCACGTGGTGATCGCGGGCCACGACGGCGGCACGGGCGCCTCGCCGGTGAGCTCGGTACACAACGCGGGCGTGCCGTGGGAGATCGGCCTGGCGGAGACGCAGCAGACCCTCGTGAAGAACAAGCTGCGCGACCGCATCGTCGTGCAGACGGACGGCCAGCTGAAGACCGGCCGCGACGTGGTTATTGCCGCGCTGCTCGGCGCGGAGGAGTTCGGCTTCGCCACCGCGCCGCTGATCGCGATGGGCTGCATCATGATGCGCGCCTGCCACCTCAACACGTGCCCCGTGGGCATCGCCACGCAGGACCCCGAGCTGCGCAAGCGGTTCGCGGGCCGCCCCGAGCACGTGGTCAACTACTTCTTCTTCATCGCCGAGGAGGTGCGTCAGCTGATGGCGCAGCTCGGCATCGCGAAGTTCGACGACCTCGTGGGGCGCACCGACCTCCTCGAGGCGGACGCGGCGATCGAGCACTGGAAGGCGCGCGGAGTCGACCTCACGAACATCCTCGCGCCCGCGGACGCGCCGCCGGAGGTGCCGCGCCGGCGCGTGCGCGACCAGGACCCCGTGCTCTGCGACCACCTCGACCACGCGCTGATCGAGCTTGCGGAGCCGGCCCTCGCGCACGGCGAGAACGTGGAGCTCGGGATCGAGGTTGAGAACAAGCACCGCACGGTGGGTGGCCTGCTGTCCGGCGAGGTGGCTCGACGCCACGGCGCGGAGGGATTGCCGGACGACACCATCATCGTGCACGCCAAGGGGTCGGGCGGGCAGAGCTTCGGCGCCTGGCTGGCGCGTGGAGTGACGCTCGACCTCGAGGGAGACGCCAACGACTTCGCGGGCAAGGGCATGTCCGGCGGCGTGCTCGCGGTGCGGCCGCCGGACACATCCACCTTCAGGGCCGAGGAGAACGTGGTGGTGGGCAACACCGTTCTCTACGGCGCCACGAGCGGCCGGGCCTTCTTCCGCGGCCTCGCGGGCGAGCGATTCGCCGTCCGCAACTCGGGCGTGAGCGCCGTGGTTGAGGGCGTGGGCGACCACGGCTGCGAGTACATGACCGGTGGCCGCGTGGTGGTGCTCGGCCTCACCGGCCGCAACTTCGCGGCCGGGATGAGCGGCGGCATCGCGTACGTGCTCGACAAGGTCGGCGACTTCGACGAGCGGTGCAACACGGAGCTCGTCGAGCTCGAGACACCGAGCGCCGAGGACTTCGAGGAGATCCGCGCACTCGTGGAGGAGCACCGCGACCGCACCGGGAGTACCGTGGCCACGCGCACTCTCGCGGACTGGGAGCAGCTCGTGGGTTACTGGGTGAAGGTCATGCCCACCGACTACGCCCGTGCTCTTGCGGAGCGGGCGGCGCGCGCCGCCGACGACGTCGCGGGCCTGGGCGGGGGGCGGCCCGCGCACGAGATTCACGAGGAACGGCACGTGCACGAGACGAGCGTGGCGGGAGTGGCTCCCTCGGCGGACGC